A genome region from Arachis duranensis cultivar V14167 chromosome 6, aradu.V14167.gnm2.J7QH, whole genome shotgun sequence includes the following:
- the LOC107495897 gene encoding uncharacterized protein LOC107495897, whose protein sequence is MIQWIHVAVLGASLGCVSTLFMVFIWRWCHQRKDHHHRNFVVEPKSFTRMETINQAGIDDHKNNSSKFYVFHGSEKTRTLFSWEDHPYLAADAVENGWSRFNFMAHKSYNIIQSSRSRSTTSTLLGACAVVDDDDHGRGVEIEPEITFEVCQDSSEFMQKIRLNPGLKKKNSASMMIMRASLPLPGPCLGNYAFPQEAYFEVTILSSFSSSSFDDDCKRSSEGEKTKLLVQDDGLNCKKGILDNVDEEMMRVECCKEGRNGKIGSLVMFSLGLSRGGGDVPLRVPGSYHGSIGFNSNGSVFLDGMKLVTESKKEEEEEWMMGSEKVIGCGFDPRQKKVFFTLNSELVHEIHCQSDEFSTPLYPTLASNIDIIVLINFGQSSFKYEPANAHRTPNPCFMGPIVNSHNAKLGYDDSKELFSMGRIDSQWHNGKSTAKGNIIPNHVAFDFDEESEADLFEIVLDDSGKSPNIVS, encoded by the exons ATGATCCAATGGATACATGTGGCGGTTTTAGGAGCATCTTTGGGGTGTGTTTCAACCCTTTTCATGGTTTTCATTTGGCGTTGGTGTCATCAAAGAAAAGATCATCATCATAGAAACTTTGTTGTTGAACCAAAGAGCTTCACTAGAATGGAGACCATTAATCAAGCTGGAATTGATGATCACAAGAACAATAGCAGCAAATTCTATGTTTTTCATG GTTCGGAAAAAACAAGAACATTGTTCAGTTGGGAAGATCATCCATATCTtgctgctgatgctgttgaaaATGGATGgtcaagatttaatttcatggctcACAAGAGTTACAACATTAttcaatcatcaagatcaaGATCAACAACAAGTACCCTTTTAGGAGCTTGTGctgttgttgatgatgatgatcatggaaGAGGGGTTGAAATTGAGCCTGAGATAACCTTTGAAGTTTGTCAGGATTCATCTGAGTTTATGCAGAAGATTAGGCTCAATCCTggtttgaagaagaaaaactcTGCTTCTATGATGATTATGAGAGCTTCTCTACCTTTACCTGGTCCTTGTTTGGGAAACTATGCATTCCCACAAGAAGCATATTTTGAAGTTACAatcttatcttctttttcttcttcttcttttgatgATGATTGTAAGAGAAGTAGTGAAGGTGAGAAGACAAAGCTTTTAGTTCAAGATGATGGTTTGAATTGTAAGAAGGGTATTTTGGACAATGTTGATGAAGAAATGATGAGGGTTGAATGTTGCAAGGAGGGTAGAAATGGAAAGATTGGATCTTTGGTGATGTTTTCTTTGGGGCTAtcaagaggaggaggagatgtTCCTTTGAGAGTTCCTGGGAGCTACCATGGAAGCATAGGCTTCAACTCCAATGGCTCTGTTTTTCTTGATG GAATGAAACTAGTAACTGAGtccaagaaggaagaagaagaagaatggatgATGGGAAGTGAGAAAGTAATTGGTTGTGGatttgatccaaggcaaaaaaagGTGTTCTTCACATTAAATTCAGAATTGGTTCATGAAATCCATTGCCAATCAGATGAATTTAGCACTCCACTATATCCAACATTGGCTTCAAATATAGACATTatagttttgattaattttggACAAAGTTCATTCAAATATGAACCTGCTAATGCACATAGGACACCAAATCCATGTTTCATGGGCCCAATTGTAAATTCCCATAATGCAAAATTGGGCTATGATGATAGCAAGGAACTCTTCTCCATGGGAAGGATTGATTCTCAGTGGCATAATGGTAAATCTACAGCCAAAGGGAATATTATCCCAAATCATGTAGCCTTTGATTTTGACGAGGAATCTGAGGCTGATCTATTTGAAATAGTCTTGGATGATTCTGGAAAATCTCCTAACATAGTTTCATAG